Within the Kingella potus genome, the region TTCCAATTCAAAGCCGAATTCGTCCTGAAAAGGCCGGAGCGCGTCGCGCATCGCGTGGCACAGGCTGCAGTATTCGCGGAACATCAGAGTCAGTTTCATAGCGGTTTCCCGTTTTCAGACAGGCCGCGATTATACAGGCCGTCTGAAAAACCAAAGCGCGGCGGCAGACGGCAGACAAATTACACACAAGCCGTCCGGACGCGTTTTCAGACGGCCTGTACTGCCGCCGCAGCCCGATATGGCGGCACGGCGCGGGAAAAACTATAATGCCGCCTTCCTCCAACCGTCCGCTTTGCAATCCCATGCTGAAAATCTCCGCCCAATTCGATGCCGGCTCCGTCGTCGTGCACGACCTTTCCGACCCGCAAAACATCCGCCTCGCCCTGCGCCCCGACAACGCCTCCGATTTCGCCCAATGGTTTTACTTCCGCCTGCAAGGCGCGGCCTACCAAAACTGCGTCATGCACTTTGAAAACGCCGCCTCGGCCGCCTATCCCGCAGGCTGGGAAAACTACCAGGCGCGCGCGTCCTACGACCGGCAAAACTGGTTCTGCGTGCCCACGCGCTATGAAAACGGCGTACTGTCCGTCGAACACACGCCGCTGGCCAACAGCGTGTACTACGCCTATTTCGAGCCCTATTCGAGCGAACAGCATCTGAACCTGCTGGGCGAAGCACAAGGCAGCGGCCTGTGCCAGATCGAAGATTTGGGCAGCACCGTGCAGGGGCGCGACATCAATCTGCTCACCATCGGCAACCAAGTGCAAAGCGACCTGAAAATCTGGATCACCGCCCGCCAGCACCCGGGCGAAACCATGGCCGAATGGTTTGCCGAAGGCCTGCTTTCCCGCCTGCTCGACCCGCAGGATCCCACCGCCCGCGCCCTGCTCGACAGCGCCACGTTTTACATTGTGCCGAACATGAATCCCGACGGCTCGGCACTGGGCAATCTGCGCACCAATGCCGCCGGTGCCAACCTCAACCGCGAATGGCTCGAACCGAGCGAAGCACTC harbors:
- a CDS encoding M14 family metallopeptidase; protein product: MLKISAQFDAGSVVVHDLSDPQNIRLALRPDNASDFAQWFYFRLQGAAYQNCVMHFENAASAAYPAGWENYQARASYDRQNWFCVPTRYENGVLSVEHTPLANSVYYAYFEPYSSEQHLNLLGEAQGSGLCQIEDLGSTVQGRDINLLTIGNQVQSDLKIWITARQHPGETMAEWFAEGLLSRLLDPQDPTARALLDSATFYIVPNMNPDGSALGNLRTNAAGANLNREWLEPSEALSPEVFYVRNKMEETGVDLFLDIHGDEGLPYIFLAGTEGVPEYGGRIAALENRFKAAFAAASPDFQDEYGYPKDAPGRADLSMATNWVGHRFGCLAYTLEMPFKDNDNLPDDDFGWNGQRSLRLGEAVLSAVLNVLPHLR